The proteins below come from a single bacterium HR11 genomic window:
- the serA gene encoding D-3-phosphoglycerate dehydrogenase, with product MRILITEDLPERAVQLLRDEGWTVDFLKHLGGRRLADVIEDYDAVIVRSGTRLTADLLQRARRLRVIGRPGAGVDNIDVEAATRQGVVVMNTPGQNSVAAAEHTLALILCALRHVYAACATLKAHRWERGPFIGRELAGKVVGLYGLGRVGRELARRLRALQARVQAYDPYVPLSIARELDVQMVDFDTLIRTSDVLSLHAPLTEETRGVFHRDVFRAMKPGVVFVNCARGELVREADLLAALDEGWVAAAALDVFAQEPPQDWRLIDHPRVIATPHLGGSTVEAHEKVGYDIAVQVRDYLKYGIIRNAVNFPSVPESAQAFIQDYMRLGYALGQVAAQVADFRPRRVHVEYWGRVAREETRPVLAAVVAGLLRPVMGAGVNWVNAVALAEDRGLEITETRQMTPRLYESLLRIHLMDEDGAVPVEGTVIQPGVLRLVALWDATVDVPIQPYLIVVRNRDVPGAIGAMGQCLGQHGINIAYFGLARLESRGEAVGVIVVDDPVPEPVMEALRGLPMVLRAGFVRVELAPPAGTAEEEE from the coding sequence ATGCGGATCCTGATCACCGAGGACTTACCGGAGCGGGCCGTCCAGCTCCTGCGGGACGAGGGCTGGACGGTCGACTTCCTGAAGCACCTCGGCGGCCGCCGTCTGGCCGACGTCATCGAGGATTACGACGCCGTCATCGTCCGGAGCGGGACCCGTCTGACGGCCGACCTCCTCCAGCGGGCCCGCCGTCTGCGGGTCATCGGCCGGCCCGGGGCGGGCGTCGACAACATCGACGTCGAGGCGGCGACCCGGCAGGGCGTCGTCGTCATGAACACGCCGGGTCAGAACAGCGTCGCCGCCGCCGAGCACACGCTGGCCCTGATCCTGTGCGCCCTGCGGCACGTATACGCCGCCTGTGCGACCCTGAAGGCGCACCGGTGGGAGCGGGGCCCCTTCATCGGCCGGGAGCTGGCCGGCAAGGTCGTCGGCCTGTACGGCCTGGGGCGGGTCGGCCGGGAGCTGGCCCGGCGGCTCCGGGCCCTGCAGGCTCGCGTTCAGGCTTACGACCCCTACGTGCCGTTGTCTATCGCCCGGGAGCTGGACGTCCAGATGGTCGACTTCGACACGCTGATCCGGACGTCGGACGTCCTCAGCCTCCATGCGCCCCTGACGGAGGAGACGCGGGGCGTCTTCCACCGGGACGTGTTCCGGGCGATGAAGCCGGGCGTCGTCTTCGTCAACTGCGCTCGCGGCGAGCTCGTCCGGGAGGCGGACCTCCTGGCGGCTCTCGACGAGGGCTGGGTGGCGGCGGCCGCCCTGGACGTGTTCGCCCAGGAGCCGCCCCAGGACTGGCGGCTCATCGACCATCCCCGGGTCATCGCCACGCCCCACCTGGGGGGTTCGACCGTCGAGGCCCACGAGAAGGTCGGCTACGACATCGCCGTTCAGGTCCGGGACTACCTCAAGTACGGCATCATCCGGAATGCCGTCAACTTCCCGTCGGTCCCCGAATCGGCCCAAGCCTTCATCCAGGACTACATGCGGCTGGGCTATGCCCTGGGCCAGGTCGCCGCCCAGGTCGCCGACTTCCGGCCCCGGCGGGTGCACGTCGAGTACTGGGGCCGGGTCGCCCGGGAGGAGACGCGGCCCGTCCTGGCGGCCGTCGTGGCGGGTCTCCTGCGGCCCGTCATGGGGGCCGGGGTCAACTGGGTCAACGCCGTCGCCCTGGCCGAGGACCGGGGCCTTGAGATCACGGAGACCCGCCAGATGACGCCCCGGCTCTACGAGAGCCTGCTCCGCATCCACCTGATGGACGAAGACGGCGCCGTCCCCGTCGAGGGGACGGTCATTCAACCGGGCGTCCTTCGGCTCGTGGCCCTGTGGGATGCGACCGTGGACGTGCCGATTCAGCCCTACCTCATCGTCGTTCGGAATCGGGACGTGCCGGGGGCCATCGGGGCGATGGGCCAGTGCCTGGGTCAGCACGGGATCAACATCGCTTACTTCGGGCTGGCGCGTCTTGAGAGCCGGGGGGAGGCCGTCGGCGTCATCGTCGTGGACGACCCCGTCCCCGAGCCGGTCATGGAGGCCCTGCGGGGCCTGCCGATGGTCCTGCGGGCGGGCTTCGTCCGGGTCGAGCTGGCCCCGCCCGCCGGGACCGCCGAGGAGGAAGAATAG
- the polC gene encoding DNA polymerase III PolC-type has product MRPNWIETRLERLFFVALDVETTGLRFQEGHRICEVGAVLYGPSGLLASFHSLVNPEREVPEEAQRIHRIPPERLREAPAFRETAALLVQFLNDYPVLAYNANFDVGFLNFELTRHGLQPLANPVVDVLELARRLNVMGASTGYQLERVARKMGVSYENQRGHRALYDAQVTAQVFRRMEPLLVQRGLATLKELLRWLSADTAVVLQMVQVFTDAQLEHRWVRIRYRSMDDTVSERVVLPLQIERRNEEYFLTAYDLMRRDRRTFRLRQVEAWALMETAPTPSPSHDEIYGPES; this is encoded by the coding sequence ATGCGGCCGAACTGGATCGAGACGCGGCTGGAACGTCTGTTCTTCGTGGCCCTGGACGTCGAGACGACGGGCCTCCGCTTCCAGGAGGGCCACCGCATCTGCGAGGTCGGGGCCGTCCTGTACGGGCCCTCGGGCCTCCTGGCCTCCTTCCACTCGCTGGTCAATCCCGAGCGGGAGGTCCCCGAGGAAGCCCAGCGGATTCACCGCATTCCGCCCGAGCGCCTCCGGGAGGCCCCGGCCTTTCGGGAGACGGCGGCTCTCCTCGTGCAGTTCCTGAACGACTACCCGGTCCTGGCGTACAACGCCAACTTCGACGTGGGCTTCCTGAACTTCGAGCTGACCCGGCACGGCCTTCAGCCCCTGGCGAACCCCGTCGTCGACGTCCTGGAGCTGGCCCGGCGGCTCAACGTCATGGGGGCCTCGACCGGTTATCAGCTCGAGCGGGTCGCCCGCAAGATGGGCGTCTCTTACGAAAACCAGCGGGGTCATCGGGCCCTGTACGACGCCCAGGTCACGGCCCAGGTCTTCCGGCGGATGGAGCCCCTGCTGGTCCAGCGGGGATTGGCCACCCTGAAGGAGCTTCTCCGGTGGCTGTCGGCCGACACGGCCGTCGTCCTCCAGATGGTCCAGGTCTTCACGGACGCCCAGCTCGAGCACCGGTGGGTCCGGATCCGCTACCGCTCGATGGACGACACGGTCAGCGAACGGGTCGTCCTCCCCCTGCAGATCGAGCGCCGCAACGAGGAGTACTTCCTGACGGCCTACGACCTCATGCGCCGGGACCGCCGGACGTTCCGCCTCCGGCAGGTCGAGGCCTGGGCCCTGATGGAGACGGCCCCGACGCCGAGTCCCTCCCATGACGAAATTTACGGTCCTGAGTCGTGA